Proteins encoded together in one Amblyomma americanum isolate KBUSLIRL-KWMA chromosome 1, ASM5285725v1, whole genome shotgun sequence window:
- the LOC144112781 gene encoding uncharacterized protein LOC144112781 yields MTTMGRQHRRLLANGAALPRVNARRSVDLHLVHGLFTSLARQTQTDVDEKFARDSLQIRLAGTEPELVQAVLALGKDLCKFLEQGVVLGTLRRLLFEPTEQSKKWFDLRTGVCV; encoded by the exons ATGACAACGATGGGACGCCAGCACAGGCGCCTGCTTGCAAATGGTGCCGCTCTGCCAAGGGTCAATGCGCGCCGCTCGGTTGACTTGCACCTTGTGCACGGTCTTTTTACTTCGCTAGCTCGGCAGACACAAACG GACGTGGATGAAAAATTTGCTCGGGATTCTCTCCAAATTCGGCTAGCTGGCACTGAACCAGAGCTGGTGCAAGCAGTGCTTGCACTTGGCAAG GATCTGTGCAAGTTTCTGGAGCAAGGAGTTGTCCTTGGCACCTTGAGGCGCCTCCTGTTTGAGCCCACAGAGCAGAGCAAGAAATG GTTTGACCTGCGCACTGGTGTTTGTGTGTGA